Proteins encoded together in one Polypterus senegalus isolate Bchr_013 chromosome 16, ASM1683550v1, whole genome shotgun sequence window:
- the mpc1 gene encoding mitochondrial pyruvate carrier 1, with product MAGVLARKAVDHLKSKEFREYLMSTHFWGPVANWGLPIAAINDMKKSPEIISGRMTFALCCYSLLFMRFAYKVQPRNWLLFACHICNESAQLIQGGRLIRHKLEQKKA from the exons ATGGCAGGAGTGCTAGCCCGCAAGGCCGTCGACCACCTGAAAAGTAAAGAATTCAGGGAGTATTTAATGAG CACG CATTTCTGGGGCCCTGTAGCCAACTGGGGTCTCCCCATCGCTGCTATCAATGACATGAAGAAGAGTCCAGAAATTATTAGTGGCCGAATGACATTTG cccTTTGCTGCTATTCCCTTCTTTTCATGAGATTTGCCTACAAAGTCCAGCCCAGGAATTGGCTTCTGTTTGCCTGCCACATATGTAATGAGTCAGCACAGCTCATTCAGGGTGGAAGGCTCATCAGACACAA GTTAGAACAGAAGAAGGCCTAG